In Cryptomeria japonica chromosome 1, Sugi_1.0, whole genome shotgun sequence, the sequence TATGGCTATATGGATCCATATGACTAAACAACTTTTTTATTGTGTAAAACATGCTACCAAAAAGATAACTAGATTTTGAAGTCTTCGATTTTTACAAAATGATAGTTGTTCCTTGAATTTTTGGCTGCTCCAAACACAATGGTAAGATCCATTTGGGCCCAAATTGCACCAAAAGTGAAGTAAAAGATAAATCACAACGTATACCTGAAAATTAATAAAAGATATAAGCATTTGAAGGTAGAAGCATTAGAAAATTTTAAATTAGATGATAAATAATTTTATATCAAATCTGAAAAAGAGAAAACCTCAAAAAAAAGAAGATATTGTTGTGTTGAATCAAAAGGGTTCAAAAATGACATTTTCTTAAGTATTATATAGGTTACTCTACTCAAATGCATACAAAGAAGCACAAATCAACCTAGGTTAATAATTGATAGCTCAATAtgaatattattataatttaaaatattaataaatgtaAGTAGAAATAACTGTATTAGGTGCGGTAATTGAAGATGACTCTAGGATTGTTTTGGATTTAAATTTGATGTACCTCAAGATCTGAAAAAATTGGATAGACTGCAAAATTGTTTTGGAATCACAATGTTTTGTTGTGATTGTGTATGGACAAATCGAGTAGTTGGGGATGAATTTGTCATTGCAAATTTGTATTTTGTGATCTACTTTCTCCCTTTCTTCACTTCACTTGATATACTTCAATAATTATGCAAATGCTCCTATAAATAGTTGTGCAAAATTAGATTCattttagtgtaccaattgaaCTCTATAATGCAAATGATATCTGAATATAACTTTCAAGCCATTGTATATGATTAAAGTAAATGCATTAAATACCTAGAAATACAAGGACATAGGAACATATAATGCAAACTTGAGTTTAGTTAGCGATCCCAGAGAGGTAAATGTGAGAAGTCAACCACATTTGAATTTCAGAAATTAAATTTGAGGGTGACAAGTCTTTGATAACTATGAactaattttgaaatagaaaagaaattaaatctCGAGAACTAAGATTTGCACAAAGAATAATATGAACATAAATACAATGACAAATAAATAAAAAGTGtacacaaaaatatttaaatttatataactTAAAAAAGATAAATGCCAAAGGGTTGAGTTCAATTGATTGAGAACAATTGGTAAGGATGATAGATGTGATGCACTACCATCCACTACATGTAACTGCTTAGTCAAAAGCAACTTATGATTTAGATGTATGCTTACTCAAAATGTTGTAATATGTTGTAAGACTTAAATACGACTTATTTCCAGACAAAATACCCCAAAACTAAATAAAAAGAAGCAGACCACTTAATGAAAAATGGCTTCGGAATGCAAATTTCTCATTGAGACATATGATCCGCATATTCTCCTCTAAAATAAGCCGCCTCCTATCAACAAAATTATGTGAGAATAAACAATTGGGCAGATGAGGCTTAGTTGGCAACAGTAATGCCACGTAAGCAAAATCTTATCTTCTCAACCAATCACACAGTGGATGAAATCTAGACAGCCACCCAATGAAGGAAaatgaaaaaacagaaaaaatatAAGAAAACACAGACCTTCTGATGATTAGTTTGTTTACCCACCAGAGctcaaatttgtcttgggtagagCGAAAAAAGAATGGCGATGGCAAATGCAGTAGCAATAGCCAAAGGGCCATCACTAACTAGAGCGCCCCATTTCACCAGTCCTCAGAGCTTTCACAATGTCAAGAGCCCAAAGCCCCTGTTTCTGCAAACCAGGAGGTTTACAACCCCTGCTGCAGCAAAATCAGAGCAGGTGGTCTTGGCTCCCCTGGTAGAGCCCGCCACGGCCATGGGGGCTGCATTCATGGCTGCCCTGAGCTCATGTGACTCTGCTTTTGCGGCGCAGCAGGTGATGGATTTGGCGGCCAATGATAACCGCGGGACTCTGCTGCTGCTCACCTTGGTGCCTGCTGTTGGGTGGGTGCTCTACAACATTTTGCAGCCGGCACTCAACCAGATTAATCGCATGAGAAATGTTAAAGGCCTGGTTGTAGGCTTAGGCCTGGGGGCTGGCGGCGCTGCCCTGTTTTCCGGTGCTGGTGAGGCCCGTGCAGAGGAGGTGCTCAGTTTGGCGGCGGAAGCGGCGGGAAGCGATAACCGTGGGCTTCTGCTGCTGCTCGTTGTTTCTCCTGCAATTGCGTGGGTGTTGTATAATATCCTCCAGCCCGCTCTTAATCAGATCAACCGGATGCGTTCTGGGTAGGACACAATATTTTGTTCGCTATAGTTTTGTTTAATTGGGAAGTTTATAGTATATAAATTGTGTGAAAAGAACTAATTTAGATTAGAAACATGAAATTTTCAGAGATATTGTTTGCCTGAATTTGACTGTTTAAAAAAATAATCCTGGAAAACAATAGCCAAGACTAATTTAGATGTTTAATTGTCATGCTGATGTTTTTTTTCTTCAAATTATGTAACGAGGGATTCAATGGGCTCTCTGCCAAGGGATCCAAGACATTAATTGGAGGCAATCCAGAAAAACAATAGCCAGGACTAATTTGGATGTTTAATTGTCATGGGAGATGTTTTATTTTCAAATTGAGGGTTCTCTGTCGGTCAGTCTTAAACATCCACACTAAGCAACAAATTAAGCTTAGTTAGTCAATTTCAAGTGTTTACACTTTTAAGTCTAAAAATGTATTCTTAGTGTGATAACATATATTAAGCAACATATCAAGCTAAAAAAATGTCAATCAACTCTAATATTTAACATTTTTAAACCTAAAAGTacaagcttagtgtgtgtgatttaagccgttCACTCTCTGTCAAGGAATCCAAGACATTAATTGGGACCAAgtattaggatttgttgaaattcatTAGTCCAGCAGGTCTTTAAAGCCTGTGAATATAATGGTTCAGTAGGGATttgtaaataattaaaataattttacaaaattatattCACCACAGATCAATTCTTCACCAAGAACTCAGGTTTGATCATTAATTTGTATTTAAATTTACAAGTAAATCGATCCTGTCCTGTTTCATAAATCATATTCTTTTCATCTAAAGAACAAAATCTAAATACGGTAGCTGCCCTGGTACCATTTTCGATCTCATTTGAGGCCTTGGAGGATACAACAAAGTCCAAGAGAGGCTATTGCAGTGGAGCAAGCCCACTTGGTTTGTATGAACCTTAGTAAGCCCTCTTTACATCTTAGCTATTCAAGGAACATTTTTCCTGGCAAGGTTTAGCACATTTGCCATAGAAGATAATTTACTTGGGAATTTTTGAATCTAACAATCTTTTCGACCTTGTTTTAGCTTGTTACTGAAACTATTCCTCTTTGTAAGAAGATTAGGAGACATTTCCCAGGTAGTATTTGTTTTATCTATCCAGTTCAGCAACACTCCTGAACTCTGTAAGGGCTACAATGTATCATGTGGAACGTAAGCGGTCTGTAGGGATTCCAAGCATTCATTTTCCTTAGGACACATTTCCTAGATAAAGGTAGTGTTTGTTCTACCATGTAGTTCAGTAACACTCATGAACTCTATAAGTGCTACAATGTATAATGTGGAACTTAAAAAGTGATCTGTAAATTCCAAACTTTTTTTAAAGGTAGTGTTTGTTTTATCATGCAATTCTGTAACATTAATGTATTTTACTATGCAATTCCATAACACTCATGAATTCTATAAGTACTACAAATATGCCTTTCAGTTAGGATAATGTCCTAGAAAAGGCAGTGTTTGTTTTACCATGCAATTACGTAACATTTGTGAATTCTGTAAGGACTATAAACATTCTTTTCACTTAGGATACATGTCCTAGAGAAAGGTAGTGTTTGTTTTACCATATAAATTCATAACACTCATGAATTCTATAAGGGTTACAAACCTTCTTTTCATTTCGAATAAATATTGTAAAGAAAGGTAGTATTTGTTTTTGCCATACAACTCTGTAAAACTCATGAATTCTATAAGAACTAGAATGTATTATGTGGAAGCCAAATGGTATGCAGAGATTCCAAACATTCTTTAGAGAAAGGTAGTGTTTGTTTTACCCTCCATTTCAGTAACACTTACAAGTGCAACAATGTATCATATGTGGAAGCTAAGTGGTCTATAGAGATTCCAAACATTCTTTCACTGCTGCATGGACTTATGTTCATCAATTTGAATGCATTGAATGTAAGACATTATCTTTCTGTTAATTTGTATGATTTCCACTCCATGTCAAATTTATATTGGAACCTATTATTTTGGAGTTTCATTCATTAATGTATATTTGATGCGAATCATCTTTCTTACAAAGTGTTTTTGATCTGTAGCAGATAGGTATTAGCAGAGCAGGAGACGTCTTTCGTGACATTGCAGACAAGCTTGGTATAGAGTTAGACTACAGACTACTTCTGTTTGTTATCTAAGTGTATTTATTGTAAGAATTCTCTCTTCTTTTGAATATTATTCACCTGTCCAATAAGAACGTAGCCAACATTATGTAATGTGTTAGAGGAAGTACTTGCTGAGCAGTGGTAACAGCAGATGTACTTGGCCATAAGTAGCCTGGTCTTTACCCTGGCTCAGATTTATTTTTGGGTCTAGTGTCCTTTGTGTCCAAAGTTTAATTGTACTACTATCCCAACTGCTAAAATACAATACAAAACTTTCTATCTTTAGTGATATAATATTCTGCCCGATAATATGCTTCACATGGATTGAACTTTCTGTACTACTGTATCACAGTGAGAATGTGATTTTCTGATAGTTTTATCACTCAAgtattgtatatatattatattttaatacttGATGTAGTGTTTGATCAATAAAGTTATAAATGTTTATGTTTATTGGTTTTTAACAATATTTTAGAtgttattaattttcaaaaatttcattttttaaattatttaataagaaAGAAGTAAttgataatatattttaatttactgATATTGATGATAGTTTTCGAAGATACTTAATAATGACACAATAAGTATTAATCATAAAGATGattaatttaaaattttcttttaagacatactaattttttatattattattatgaagGTGATTGTTAAGTCTCAtgttttttttgtgcttttttgttcctttggatgaaaattttaaatttagatgTAATTGTCATTGCAGATCACTTTCTTAATTCATCATTTAGAAAATGACATTATAGATCGTTTGAATTTTTATGTGCTTTTctttttactttgatatttatgAGTTATGTCTAGTAGTGTTTATAGATGAATGTGACTATTTTCTTTGACATTGTTTAGGCATATTGTACTTGTGCATGCACACCCTATCTAGTAAATGTGCATTTTTCTATGCCTTAAAAAATTGTACCTTGAAAAAAGTGATTGTGATTCGATAACATCAAATTGTCCCTAGTTAATGGaaatatttttttctataaataattataaaagatTTGGAGTTCGATTTGCGACTATGTGAATTTAAGTAATAGATGAACATCTTGAAGTTTTTACAAATTCAAATAATCATTGTAAAAAGGAGTTTTATCCTTGGATATGTTGATAATAATATCCTTCACAATATCCCTAACATTGAACAACTTACATATTCAACAAAATAAATTGCTTAAACAATAATATGTACCTTTCTATCTTGTGATCTACTTCTTTAGAGAGATGATGCCAAGAAAATTATGAGAAATTCATGCACTACAATGCAAGGAGAATGTAGATGTTTGGTTTGTTCATAataattagaaatgcaagaatgtaGATGTCTAGTTTGTTAACAAAATTAAAATGAAAGACAAAGGTTTCTTGTTTCTTGACAATATAAAATGGCAATTAAATAGTAAATACAATTCATATAATGATTTTTAACATGAAAGACCCATCAATTAGTTATCTAGCTTTAGCTAATGCAAGATAAAAATTATCCCAAAAGTAACCACTATTAATATGAAGCCATTAGAACTATTGAATTTAACAACTTGTACACTTTGAATGTGAAGGTGGGTAGCTTAAaatagaatgaatgaaatttcattCACATATACACTAGAAAATGTAAAGGAAACCATCTCAAAAATTGTTTTGAAACTTTGAAATACCTTTCAACCAACCTAAAAAAAGAAACCATCCCAAAAGTTGTGGAAATAAAATATACCATCCTCTTTTGTTATGTTCATGTTGAAATAATTCACAATCATACATCgccctctatccaaccttgcattcTAATGGATGGATAGCATCAAGAATAATTTAAATTATAGCAAGTTATCAATTATACCACACTTGTGTTATAATCAAGTTGAAAAAATATAATAAGCCTTTATGAAATCATTTTTCACTTGATAAGCTTTCCCTATAGTTGTATTTACCACAACACATGAAAgatcaatttttaattttagtgGATCTCAAAATGCACTTGTAGTGTTAGAATTATGTATCATCCACCTTGCAAATCTTGttttctaaattgtatttaattacgtAGACAATAAATAATGTTTGATCTCTAAACATCATGTAATGAGAAAAATAGGGTGCACGTGTGAAGTTGGCGACATTATTCATTATTTGGTATACTTGGGACATTGTGTAAGATACACTAAATAAGAAGATTATATTGAAAAGGTAAAAAATGAGAGTTATAGAGCATCTTCCCAATTTAGTGGTTTTGACAAACATTGG encodes:
- the LOC131079731 gene encoding photosystem II core complex proteins psbY, chloroplastic isoform X2, which gives rise to MAMANAVAIAKGPSLTRAPHFTSPQSFHNVKSPKPLFLQTRRFTTPAAAKSEQVVLAPLVEPATAMGAAFMAALSSCDSAFAAQQVMDLAANDNRGTLLLLTLVPAVGWVLYNILQPALNQINRMRNVKGLVVGLGLGAGGAALFSGAGEARAEEVLSLAAEAAGSDNRGLLLLLVVSPAIAWVLYNILQPALNQINRMRSG
- the LOC131079731 gene encoding photosystem II core complex proteins psbY, chloroplastic isoform X1, producing the protein MAMANAVAIAKGPSLTRAPHFTSPQSFHNVKSPKPLFLQTRRFTTPAAAKSEQVVLAPLVEPATAMGAAFMAALSSCDSAFAAQQVMDLAANDNRGTLLLLTLVPAVGWVLYNILQPALNQINRMRNVKGLVVGLGLGAGGAALFSGAGEARAEEVLSLAAEAAGSDNRGLLLLLVVSPAIAWVLYNILQPALNQINRMRSGR